ATCGACACGATCCATTCGTGGCGCGGCAAGGTCGACGGCATCGTCGTCAACGCGGGCGCGTACACCCACTCGAGCCTCGCCATTCGCGACGCGCTCTCGGCCATCGCGGTGCCGTTCGTCGAAGTGCACATCACGAATGTCTACGCGCGCGAGGCCGAACGCCGGCACTCGATGCTGGCGTCGGCCGCGGTTGGGACGGTGGTGGGACTGGGCACCTACGGTTACGAGCTCGCGCTGCGCGGGCTGGCTCGTACGCTGTCCGCTCGTGCCTGAAGCGCGCACGCGCCGCCTGTCGGCGCTCGCCGACGGGCTGACGGCCGCGCATGTCGACGGGTTGCTCGTCACGAGCCTCGCGAACATTCGCTATCTCACCGGATTCTCCGGCTCGAGCGCGCTGTTGTTCGTCACGCCGCGCGACGTCGTGCTCATCACGGATTTCAGATACCAGACGCAGATCGCCGAGGAAGTTGGCGGTCTCGCGCGGATCAGCATCGAGGCGCAAAGCCTGTGGACGGGGCTGTGGCGCGAGCTGTCGCAGCTGTCGCAGCAGTGGAACCTCGAGGTGGCCGGCTTCGAGTCGAGCCACTTGTTGCATCGCGATTTTCAACGGTTGCTCGAGGCCGGGGCGCGATGGCAGTGGCGGCCGACAGTCGATCTCGTCGAGACGTTGCGCGAACGAAAGGATGCCGGCGAGCTGGCGTTGATCGAAGCGGCGAATGGCATCGCGACTCGCGCGCTCGAACGAACGATGCCGCAGGTGAAAGCGGGCATGTCGGAGCTCGAGGTCGCGGGCGCGCTCGAGAAGGCGTTGCGCGACGAAGGCAGCGAAGGATTTCCATTTCCATCCATCGTCGCCTCCGGTCCACGCTCGGCGCTTCCGCATGCGCGGTCGTCCGCACGCGCGCTCGAGCGAGGCGATTTTCTGCTGTTGGATTTCGGCGCGGAGACCAAGGGCTACTGTGCCGACGTGACGCGGACGTTCGTGGTGGGCAAGGCCGACGACGAGCAGCGCGAGGTGTATGACGTCGTGCGCACCGCGAACGAAGCGGCCGCGCACCGGGTTCACGCCGGGATGACCGGCCGGGATGCCGATGCCATCGCGCGCGACTACATTGAGCAGCGCGGCTATGGCGATCTGTTCGGCCACAGCCTGGGACATGGACTGGGATTGGAAGTGCACGAAGCGCCGCGGCTGGCACGGACGGCCGAAGGCGCGTTGGCCGAAGGCGCAGTGGTGACAATCGAGCCGGGGATCTATCGGCCCGGCTGGGGCGGTGTTCGCATCGAGGACGACGTGTTCCTCGGCCCCGGCGGCCCGACGATCCTCACGAGATTCACGCGCGAGCTCATCGAGCTCGGGTGACGGGTGCGCTGGCATCGCGTCGTTCGGCGCGACTCATTCGAGGCCTATGATCGACTTACGCTACGTGAAGAAGCTGATCGAGATGATCGACGAATCGACCGTCGACTCGATCGAGATTACGTCGGACAAGGGGATGAAGATTCGCATCTCCAAGAGTCCGAATCAGCGCGGCGCGGTGCAGGTCGCCGCACCGATCCCGATGCCGGCCATGCTGCCGGCGGCGCCGCGCCTGT
This is a stretch of genomic DNA from Gemmatimonadaceae bacterium. It encodes these proteins:
- the aroQ gene encoding type II 3-dehydroquinate dehydratase codes for the protein MKIAVLNGPNLNLLGTREPSLYGRESLADIEKSLRGVAKELGADLEFAQHNGEGDMIDTIHSWRGKVDGIVVNAGAYTHSSLAIRDALSAIAVPFVEVHITNVYAREAERRHSMLASAAVGTVVGLGTYGYELALRGLARTLSARA
- a CDS encoding aminopeptidase P family protein, translated to MPEARTRRLSALADGLTAAHVDGLLVTSLANIRYLTGFSGSSALLFVTPRDVVLITDFRYQTQIAEEVGGLARISIEAQSLWTGLWRELSQLSQQWNLEVAGFESSHLLHRDFQRLLEAGARWQWRPTVDLVETLRERKDAGELALIEAANGIATRALERTMPQVKAGMSELEVAGALEKALRDEGSEGFPFPSIVASGPRSALPHARSSARALERGDFLLLDFGAETKGYCADVTRTFVVGKADDEQREVYDVVRTANEAAAHRVHAGMTGRDADAIARDYIEQRGYGDLFGHSLGHGLGLEVHEAPRLARTAEGALAEGAVVTIEPGIYRPGWGGVRIEDDVFLGPGGPTILTRFTRELIELG